One window of Trifolium pratense cultivar HEN17-A07 linkage group LG5, ARS_RC_1.1, whole genome shotgun sequence genomic DNA carries:
- the LOC123886095 gene encoding WASH complex subunit 2-like, whose product MSQSSGSAQIKNKIADTVKTRSKSKKEEATIVVDATPISSIPATSSKKKKSAKSTKKVSESSPSISIKSGTGKSKKKKPQSPVKRGLSMSDLYLNKNPFETANVESHGAASGKTANVESSSKANEESSKSVSEKVNQETLSAQENPISDETLGKTKIVAENVIVTSNSSGPENMAVPTNVITDAAEKPQEKAVVTDASTGVEPPPVSTDDAKDVEASKEGSSPYADPATESFGSGSNTEASTEEEVNKENTPEHVADSEPENETGEDSEKTTNEEQNIVDVDEVPSEEDLQPPPTQKGIGRRLRSRTTTPAPAVITTPAVSKKTKDTTLKPVKYGPKKGWSKSVPPPEKKKAAKDDSSIKPTAKKAMFAKKAMPQVTAPDTEDFPCDNVSFHLPSYAQRCSCYEKLVWEFVVNIPIGCDNPLDKEFQKVFVRGKCVTFSPSVINKVLGNSDDSHPDIEVSDNVVCKTITANKVKTWPKKEKVPAVKLTQKYAILNRIASVNWVPTTHASDIATSLGKLIYMIGTGTKFNAGQYIFNQVVQHAKTSVTKQPIAFPTLICDIILSQHPNIRHEGESAKKRATPLAIHQKLYSKQHAPDIVGPSNAAADTPMTRKEMIAMLEANCKELDEKKLQFERMIHALRVEEAAAQAADADAGSSE is encoded by the exons ATGTCTCAATCTTCCGGTTCTGCtcagatcaaaaacaaaatcgCTGATACTGTGAAAACAAGATCCAAATCGAAGAAGGAAGAAGCAACTATTGTGGTCGATGCGACACCCATATCAAGCATCCCTGCAACTagttctaagaagaagaaatctgcaAAATCCACTAAGAAAGTAAGTGAATCATCTCCTTCTATTTCAATTAAGTCTGGAACTGGTAAATctaagaaaaagaaaccccAATCTCCCGTAAAAAGGGGTTTGAGCATGTCTGACCTGTACTTGAATAAGAACCCATTTGAAACTGCAAATGTGGAATCGCATGGTGCTGCCTCCGGCAAAACTGCGAATGTTGAATCGTCTAGTAAAGCTAATGAAGAGAGTTCTAAGTCGGTTTCTGAAAAAGTCAATCAAGAAACCCTTTCTGCACAGGAAAACCCTATTTCTGATGAAACCCTAGGAAAAACCAAAATTGTTGCTGAGAATGTTATTGTGACCAGTAATTCTAGTGGTCCTGAGAATATGGCAGTTCCTACGAATGTCATAACTGATGCTGCTGAAAAACCTCAGGAGAAAGCTGTTGTGACCGATGCGTCAACCGGTGTTGAGCCACCTCCAGTATCGACTGATGATGCAAAGGATGTTGAAGCATCCAAAGAAGGTTCTAGTCCATATGCTGACCCTGCCACTGAGTCGTTTGGCAGTGGATCTAATACTGAAGCTTCCACTGAAGAGGaagtaaacaaagaaaatactCCTGAACATGTGGCTGATTCTGAGCCAGAGAATGAAACTGGTGAGGATTCTGAGAAAACCACCAATGAAGAACAGAACATAGTGGATGTTGATGAAGTCCCCTCTGAAGAAGATCTGCAACCTCCACCTACTCAAAAAGGAATTGGGAGAAGACTGAGAAGCAGGACTACTACACCTGCACCTGCTGTTATCACTACCCCTGCTGTCAGCAAGAAAACAAAGGACACTACTCTGAAGCCTGTCAAGTATGGTCCTAAGAAAGGATGGAGCAAGTCTGTACCTCCtcctgaaaagaaaaagg cTGCCAAGGATGACTCAAGCATCAAGCCTACTGCTAAGAAGGCAATGTTTGCTAAGAAGGCCATGCCTCAAGTTACTGCTCCTGACACTGAAGACTTTCCTTGTGATAAcgtttcatttcatcttccatcTTATGCTCAACGAT GCTCTTGCTATGAGAAGCTGGTTTGGGAGTTTGTTGTCAACATTCCTATAGGTTGTGACAATCCCTTGGACAAAGAATTTCAGAAGGTATTTGTTCGAGGAAAATGTGTGACATTCTCTCCAAGTGTGATCAACAAGGTGCTGGGTAACTCAGATGATTCTCATCCTGATATAGAAGTATCTGACAATGTGGTCTGCAAAACCATCACAGCTAACAAAGTGAAAACCTGGCCAAAGAAGGAGAAGGTACCTGCAGTCAAGCTGACCCAAAAGTATGCCATTTTGAATCGTATTGCATCTGTCAACTGGGTTCCTACTACACATGCATCTGATATTGCTACAAGTCTGGGTAAGCTCATTTACATGATTGGTACTGGTACAAAATTTAATGCTGGTCAATATATCTTTAATCAAGTTGTGCAGCATGCTAAGACTTCTGTCACCAAGCAACCCATTGCATTTCCAACATTGATCTGTGACATCATCTTGTCCCAACATCCTAATATAAGGCATGAGGGTGAGTCTGCTAAGAAAAGGGCAACTCCTCTGGCCATTCATCAGAAGTTGTACAGTAAACAGCATGCTCCAGATATTGTTGGACCATCAAATGCTGCTGCTGATACTCCTATGACAAGGAAGGAGATGATTGCTATGCTGGAAGCAAACTGTAAGGAGCTAGATGAAAAGAAGTTgcagtttgaaaggatgatacATGCTCTTAGGGTTGAAGAGGCTGCAGCTCAAGCAGCTGATGCAG ATGCTGGATCATCTGAATAA
- the LOC123886097 gene encoding uncharacterized protein LOC123886097 yields the protein MSGGNGGLPNNLPILDGKNWERWHKQMKFLFGFQDTLEVVTTWVPALPANANAEARNNHKDMKKKDCKAMYAIQAAVDTANFDKISHAESAKQAWDILVTYYEGGAQMDKADSIGSYVSKVQGLVHSMRSCGEEITERMMVEKVMRTLIPSFDHVVVAIQTAGQVPTMKIENLVGTLEAHQLVINERKQVQETVQALQVQSFKKHGGNKGKGKDKSKNFSQKPGKFDAKSESFKKGGGTSNTQKKDKSHIQCYNCEKWGHYASDCRSKKVQYNDDEANFVQDKEDKEAVTFMAAISDELCETSGAYAARVNCVSGA from the exons ATGTCAGGTGGAAATGGTGGATTACCCAACAATCTTCCAATTCTTGATGGCAAGAATTGGGAAAGATGGCATAAACAGATgaagtttttgtttggttttcaaGATACACTAGAGGTAGTTACCACTTGGGTGCCTGCATTGCCTGCAAATGCCAATGCTGAGGCCAGAAACAATCACAAAGACATGAAGAAGAAGGATTGCAAGGCCATGTATGCAATCCAAGCTGCAGTGGATACTGCAAATTTTGATAAGATTTCCCATGCTGAGTCTGCAAAACAGGCTTGGGATATCTTAGTAACATACTATGAAGGTGGAGCACAG ATGGATAAGGCTGATTCCATTGGCTCTTATGTTTCAAAGGTTCAAGGGTTGGTTCATTCAATGAGGTCCTGTGGAGAAGAGATAACTGAAAGAATGATGGTGGAAAAGGTAATGAGAACTCTAATCCCTAGCTTTGATCATGTTGTAGTAGCTATTCAAACAGCTGGTCAAGTGCCTAccatgaaaatagaaaatttggTTGGTACTCTCGAGGCACATCAATTAGTGATTAATGAAAGAAAGCAAGTACAAGAGACTGTACAAGCTTTGCAGGTTCAGTCATTCAAGAAACATGGTGGAAACAAGGGTAAAGGTAAAGACAAGTCCAagaatttttcacaaaaaccaGGAAAATTTGATGCTAAATCTGAATCCTTCAAGAAAGGAGGAGGAACATCAAATACACAGAAAAAAGACAAAAGTCATATTCAATGCTATAATTGTGAAAAATGGGGGCATTATGCATCTGATTGTAGATCAAAGAAGGTGcaatataatgatgatgaagctAATTTTGTACAAGACAAAGAGGATAAAGAAGCTGTAACCTTCATGGCAGCTATATCTGATGAACTGTGTGAAACCAGTGGAGCATATGCTGCTAGGGTTAACTGTGTCAGTGGAGCATAG